Genomic segment of Candidatus Eisenbacteria bacterium:
GCTCGCGCAGCGTGGTGGCGTCACTCGAAGTGGCCGAGACCTCGCCGGTTTCGCCGTCGCCCAGTTCCAGCTCGAGCGTCGCGTCGCTCGACATCGACTCGGTGCCCGAAGCGGATTCGTCGGCGGAAGCGGAGACGATCAGCGCGTGACCGTTGCGCCGTCCGATCTGAATCGCATGACCGCGACGGGTCAGCGGGCTGAACGGAGGGGCGAGGTACGGGAAGCTCGGCGAGAACGGACGATCGTTGCAATCGATTCCGTCGCCGAGTCTCTGGTTCGGATCGATGTTGAAGTCCGGCGTGAACGGCGTTGCCCCCGCCAGTGCCCGCAGCTCGATGTCGACGATGTCATCGCCGAGTCGACGGCCGTTCGGGAAACCGGCGACGTCTCCACCCAGCACGCCGAAGCGATTGGGCTTCATGGCGGGCGGAGTGGTGAGGTTCAACCGCAGCATTTCGCACGGCGTGCCGCCGGCGGGCTGATTGAGGCCCGGGAGGCCGGTCAGGAAGATCGCCACCAGGTCGTTGCGCGGCGCCGGCGGCACCTTGATGCCGTAGAGCGCGGTCAACAGGCCCGCGGGCTCGGGGCTCAGCACGTAGCTCAGGAACTGACCATCCTGCGCCGGTGACGACGCATTGAATCGATCCTTGTCCTTGAGCGGAATCACCACTTCGTTCACGAGCGGCATGCCGAGTCGCGAGACCTGCACGCCGGGGCCGCTCAGCGACAGCGTACCGTCCCCATTCAACGTGCGAGTCGCCGCACGCTCGGCCGAGTTGTAGAAGCCGAGGATGTGATTGTTGAGCGCGGCACTCGGTGCCTGACGGTCCTTCGTGAGCGCCGACTTCGGAAGCTGCAGAACGATCGAGAGCACGTTGTAGTTGCTGACGCCGTCGACGCCGCGGCCGCGGTCACCCGGCAGCTTGCGGATCGTGAGCAGGTCGAAGATCGCGCCCAGATCCACGAAGAACGGATCGTCGCGCGGGCCCACGAAGACCTTGCCGCCACCCGGCAGATTGCGGATCGACGAAGCCGCGAGATCGTTGTAGCGCGGCATCGAGACCGGTCCGACGTAGTAGGGCGCCACCTGCGCGTCCTGGACCAGAACCGTCGGGGCGCCGTTGTCCCAGCGCGTGAGCGTGTAGGTCTGCACCACGTTGAGATCCGCGTCGCCCAGTGAGGTCACCACGCCGGTGTTGTACAGGAAGGTATTGGGATTGCGACGCGTGGTGTTGAAAGTGAACTCGAAGCGCACGTGCGCCTGCGCGTCGCCGACATTGTCGACGTTCAGGTAGTAGCGCGCGCCGTCATCGAACGCCGCGAAGTTCGGACCGCTGTTCGGCTCGATCAACGGATACCAGTTGCCGACGATCGTGACGGCGTCGTTCGCGTCACGCGCGACGAATGCGTAGAGATCGGTATCGTCGGCCGAGCGATCCTTGGTGGTGCCCGGTGCTTCACTGTGACTCGATGCGAGCGCGGCGACCGGCGCGCACAGCGCGAGTCCCGCGAGCACCGCGATTGCGGTGCGGAGTCGGTGGAACGACATGAGAGATCCTCCAGGGGCGCCGTGGGGCGCAAGGGGTCATGTCGCAGGGGCGGGAAGAGCCTGCGCACGCCCGCCACCCGGGGACCGCCGAGCTTTCCTGCGACACCCCGACTACGAGGCGGTCGCTGGACCGGATGAGGCGCGAACCGTTGCGGGCGGTGCGAGCCGCGGCAACGCGTTCGCGAGCAGCCAGCCGACCACCAGCAGCACGCTGAGCGCGAGAAGTCCGGCGCGCAGTCCGTAGTGATCGGCGAGCACGCCGATCGGCCCGATCAGCAGTGCCCCCACGCCCCACGCCGCACCCATCAGCAGGCTCGAGATCGCCGAGGAGTGTCGTGGCGAGAGCTGCTGGCCCAGCACCACGTTGACCGGCAGCGAGGCCTGCAGCACGAAGCTCCCCACCACGAGCGGAACCAGTCCGTAGGGAAGCGGCACCGCCAGGAATGCCATGTAGAGCGGTGCGGCGAGCAGGAACGAGGAGGTCACCACGCGCCGACCACCCCAACGATCCGACAGCCAGCCGCCGAGCAGCCCGCCGCTGGCACCCAGCA
This window contains:
- a CDS encoding DUF4331 family protein, which gives rise to MSFHRLRTAIAVLAGLALCAPVAALASSHSEAPGTTKDRSADDTDLYAFVARDANDAVTIVGNWYPLIEPNSGPNFAAFDDGARYYLNVDNVGDAQAHVRFEFTFNTTRRNPNTFLYNTGVVTSLGDADLNVVQTYTLTRWDNGAPTVLVQDAQVAPYYVGPVSMPRYNDLAASSIRNLPGGGKVFVGPRDDPFFVDLGAIFDLLTIRKLPGDRGRGVDGVSNYNVLSIVLQLPKSALTKDRQAPSAALNNHILGFYNSAERAATRTLNGDGTLSLSGPGVQVSRLGMPLVNEVVIPLKDKDRFNASSPAQDGQFLSYVLSPEPAGLLTALYGIKVPPAPRNDLVAIFLTGLPGLNQPAGGTPCEMLRLNLTTPPAMKPNRFGVLGGDVAGFPNGRRLGDDIVDIELRALAGATPFTPDFNIDPNQRLGDGIDCNDRPFSPSFPYLAPPFSPLTRRGHAIQIGRRNGHALIVSASADESASGTESMSSDATLELELGDGETGEVSATSSDATTLREPGVSNDARNGIQFAVPRDGRVQVRVFDVQGRVVRTLVDQQAAAGPFMARWDGARDDGAVAARGVYFVRMIGDGGVQDSRKVILR